One Microbacterium sp. No. 7 genomic window carries:
- the istA gene encoding IS21 family transposase, with protein sequence MITLEDWALIRRLASDGVPKAQIAARLGISRTTVIKAVNSDGPPKYERSPRPTSFTPFEVRVRALLAEHPRMPATVLAERVGWEGSIRWFRDNVVRLRPEHHPVDPADRLSWAAGDAAQCDLWFPPRKIPLEDGTTALLPVLVIVAAHSRFVTARMIPTRKTEDLLLGHWDLIQRLGAVPRRLIWDNESGIGQRGRLAQGVAAFAGTLATKVVQLRPYDPESKGIVERRNGWLETSFMPGRTFTSPADFNAQLEGWLERANARVVRTIKARPVDLIGHDRSRMLPLPPIPLQLGWRERVRLGRDYYVRLDASDYSVDPAAIGRFVDVIADLDRVRVRLEDRLVADHARVWARGSTITDPAHLEAAKRLRQQFQTPRPDPVDDLARDLADYDRAFGIEGVA encoded by the coding sequence GTGATCACTTTGGAAGACTGGGCGCTGATCAGGAGGCTGGCTTCGGACGGGGTTCCGAAAGCGCAGATCGCGGCGCGGTTGGGGATCTCGCGGACGACCGTGATCAAGGCGGTGAACTCCGACGGGCCGCCGAAGTATGAGCGGTCGCCGCGGCCGACGTCGTTCACGCCGTTCGAGGTGCGGGTGCGGGCGTTGCTCGCCGAGCATCCGCGGATGCCGGCGACGGTGCTCGCGGAGCGGGTTGGTTGGGAGGGCTCGATCCGCTGGTTCCGGGACAATGTCGTGAGACTGCGACCTGAGCATCACCCGGTCGACCCGGCGGATCGGCTCTCGTGGGCGGCGGGCGATGCGGCTCAATGTGATCTCTGGTTCCCGCCGCGGAAGATCCCGCTCGAGGACGGCACGACGGCGCTGTTGCCGGTGTTGGTGATCGTCGCGGCGCATTCGCGGTTCGTGACTGCGCGGATGATCCCGACCAGGAAGACGGAGGATCTGCTGCTCGGGCACTGGGATCTCATCCAACGGCTCGGCGCGGTCCCGCGGCGGCTGATCTGGGACAACGAGTCCGGCATCGGGCAGCGCGGCCGCCTCGCGCAAGGTGTTGCGGCGTTCGCGGGGACCCTCGCGACGAAGGTCGTGCAGCTGAGGCCCTACGACCCGGAATCGAAAGGGATCGTGGAGCGCCGCAACGGCTGGCTCGAGACCTCGTTCATGCCCGGCCGCACGTTCACTTCCCCGGCGGACTTCAACGCCCAGCTGGAGGGCTGGCTGGAGAGAGCGAACGCGAGGGTGGTGCGGACGATCAAGGCACGCCCGGTCGATCTGATCGGCCACGACCGTTCACGGATGCTCCCGTTGCCGCCGATCCCGCTGCAACTGGGCTGGCGAGAACGAGTCCGCCTCGGGCGGGACTACTACGTCCGCCTCGACGCGAGCGACTACTCCGTCGATCCCGCCGCGATAGGCCGGTTTGTCGACGTAATCGCCGATCTCGACCGTGTTCGGGTGCGCCTGGAGGACAGGCTGGTCGCTGACCACGCGCGGGTCTGGGCGCGCGGCTCCACGATCACCGATCCCGCACATCTGGAGGCCGCGAAACGGCTGCGGCAACAGTTCCAGACCCCACGTCCTGATCCCGTTGATGACCTGGCGCGTGATCTCGCGGACTACGACCGGGCGTTCGGGATCGAAGGAGTCGCCTGA
- a CDS encoding conjugal transfer protein TrbL, with protein MSICDVPIISNVCDTVGDTAATLISAPFDWLAQAIGQAASWIFQGVWALFDATTLVDITGGDYIGVYNVIFGIAIFLMLIFFCLQLITGLIRRDPGALSRAALGLAKSVLGSFLVITITATLLEVVDQLCIGIIHATGTTLEEMGGKIGVLVAGLTAINLTAPGAGAIITIFLSFLAICAAAIVWFSLLIRKALILVAVVMAPIALSGSSWDVTKGWFGKWASFVLALIFSKLVIVIVFLVAINQVNAPIDLDLSSIADPIAGIVLMFIAAFAPYMVYKFISFVGFDMYHAMSAEQESKQAMNRPIPMPGKPDGKTPPRVLEGKGDTGGSSGGGNPPPPGGAGGGPPKPPPPPTGGAGAAGGGGAAAGSGGAAGGAAGGAAAGGAGAGAAAGPLGIAAVAAAKIAKGAAEAGPKLGDAIGRAADNHAGSAAEGQNPPPPPNASAPPRPSAPKPAAPPKNDPPKPPDAPKPPPAGPKP; from the coding sequence GTGAGTATCTGCGATGTCCCCATCATCTCGAACGTCTGCGACACCGTCGGCGATACCGCCGCGACCCTGATTTCGGCCCCGTTCGACTGGCTCGCGCAAGCGATCGGGCAGGCCGCGTCCTGGATCTTCCAGGGCGTGTGGGCGCTGTTCGATGCGACCACTCTGGTCGATATCACCGGCGGCGACTACATCGGCGTGTACAACGTGATCTTCGGGATCGCGATCTTCCTCATGCTGATCTTCTTCTGCCTGCAACTGATCACCGGCCTCATCCGCCGCGACCCCGGCGCGCTCTCTCGTGCCGCGCTCGGGCTCGCCAAAAGCGTGCTCGGATCGTTCCTCGTCATCACGATCACCGCGACCCTGCTCGAAGTCGTCGACCAGCTGTGCATCGGCATCATCCACGCCACCGGCACCACCCTGGAGGAGATGGGCGGGAAGATCGGCGTCCTGGTCGCAGGCCTCACCGCGATCAACCTCACCGCGCCCGGGGCTGGGGCGATCATCACGATCTTCCTCAGCTTCCTGGCGATCTGTGCGGCGGCGATCGTCTGGTTCAGTCTCCTCATCAGGAAAGCCTTGATCCTGGTCGCGGTCGTGATGGCGCCGATCGCGCTGTCGGGCTCGTCGTGGGATGTGACGAAGGGGTGGTTCGGGAAGTGGGCGTCGTTCGTGCTCGCGTTGATCTTCTCGAAGCTCGTGATCGTGATCGTGTTCCTCGTCGCGATCAATCAGGTCAACGCCCCGATCGACCTCGACCTCAGTTCGATTGCGGATCCGATCGCGGGCATCGTGCTGATGTTTATCGCCGCGTTCGCCCCGTACATGGTGTACAAGTTCATCAGCTTCGTCGGCTTTGACATGTACCACGCGATGAGCGCCGAACAGGAATCGAAGCAGGCGATGAACCGGCCCATTCCCATGCCCGGCAAGCCCGACGGGAAGACCCCGCCGCGCGTTCTCGAAGGCAAGGGCGACACAGGCGGCTCCAGCGGTGGCGGGAACCCGCCTCCTCCGGGCGGTGCTGGGGGTGGGCCGCCGAAACCCCCACCGCCGCCCACTGGTGGTGCCGGGGCTGCCGGAGGCGGTGGCGCGGCAGCCGGGAGCGGCGGCGCAGCCGGTGGTGCAGCCGGTGGTGCAGCGGCCGGTGGCGCGGGTGCGGGCGCTGCGGCGGGGCCGCTCGGGATCGCCGCAGTCGCGGCGGCGAAGATCGCCAAGGGCGCGGCCGAGGCCGGCCCGAAACTCGGCGACGCGATCGGCCGCGCCGCCGACAATCACGCCGGATCCGCCGCCGAGGGACAGAACCCGCCCCCACCCCCGAATGCGTCGGCCCCGCCTCGGCCGAGTGCGCCGAAGCCTGCGGCGCCGCCGAAGAACGACCCGCCGAAACCCCCGGACGCGCCGAAACCGCCACCGGCCGGGCCGAAGCCATAG
- the cmtR gene encoding Cd(II)/Pb(II)-sensing metalloregulatory transcriptional regulator CmtR: protein MLTITSRLDVMNRLGRAMADPTRSRILMTLLEGPSYPAVLSQSLELTRSNVSNHLTCLRDCGIVVAEPEGRQTRYEIADPHLAAALNALVDVTLAVDENAPCIDPACSVAGCCEPGAGA, encoded by the coding sequence ATGCTGACTATTACTTCCCGTCTCGATGTGATGAACCGGTTGGGTCGGGCGATGGCCGATCCGACGCGGTCGCGGATTCTGATGACGCTGCTGGAGGGGCCGAGCTATCCGGCGGTGCTGTCGCAGAGTCTGGAGCTGACGCGCTCGAACGTGTCGAACCATCTGACGTGTCTGCGGGATTGCGGGATCGTGGTAGCCGAGCCGGAAGGCCGCCAGACGCGGTATGAGATCGCGGACCCGCATCTTGCCGCTGCGCTGAACGCGCTGGTTGATGTGACGTTGGCGGTCGATGAGAACGCGCCGTGCATCGACCCGGCCTGCTCGGTCGCGGGCTGCTGCGAGCCGGGAGCAGGCGCGTGA
- a CDS encoding tyrosine-type recombinase/integrase: MALTPLRAVSGAPGAALRSPQALEDFEQELVDQYALAMAAAGISDGFITSSRATVFEFARSLSGPIWTAGYADGDRFLAEQRRLGRAQTTRAGKAGVIAQFYEFLVTRYLGDIRTATGAIVEQPIDEWNRPSGVSLGKVRVPPSDVEVTGFFERWRASVADARKYLPAARDYFAASLWRRLGLRISESVMLDIRDWRPDLGLTGKLHVRFGKGSRGRGYKPRLIPAINGADALIDWWLAEVRPQFGEDWKDPDAPLLPSERIDRERERPLRVGPNALRRALAEQTTLWLPSWEGRMTPHVLRHYCASSLYGAGMDLKALQELLGHNWLSTTSGYIHVRSEHIENAWQQANARTERRLGGEG, translated from the coding sequence ATGGCGCTGACGCCGTTGCGGGCTGTGTCGGGAGCGCCGGGCGCAGCGTTGAGGTCTCCGCAGGCGTTGGAGGACTTCGAGCAGGAGTTGGTTGACCAGTACGCGTTGGCGATGGCTGCGGCGGGTATCTCGGATGGGTTCATCACGAGTTCGCGGGCGACGGTGTTCGAGTTCGCGCGCTCGTTGTCGGGGCCGATCTGGACGGCGGGGTACGCGGACGGAGACCGGTTCCTCGCGGAGCAGCGCCGTTTGGGCCGGGCGCAGACGACGAGGGCGGGTAAGGCGGGCGTGATTGCCCAGTTCTACGAGTTCCTCGTCACCCGCTACCTCGGCGACATTCGCACTGCGACGGGCGCGATCGTGGAGCAGCCGATCGATGAGTGGAACCGGCCCTCGGGGGTGTCGCTGGGCAAGGTGCGGGTGCCGCCGTCCGATGTTGAGGTGACCGGGTTCTTCGAGCGGTGGCGGGCATCGGTCGCGGACGCGCGGAAGTATTTGCCAGCGGCGCGGGACTACTTCGCCGCGTCGCTGTGGCGCAGGCTTGGGCTGCGTATCAGCGAGTCGGTCATGCTGGACATCCGTGATTGGCGGCCCGACCTCGGGCTGACCGGGAAGTTGCACGTTCGGTTCGGGAAGGGCTCACGCGGTCGCGGCTACAAGCCGCGTCTGATCCCGGCGATCAATGGCGCGGACGCGCTGATTGATTGGTGGCTGGCGGAGGTGCGTCCCCAGTTCGGCGAGGATTGGAAGGACCCGGATGCGCCGCTGCTGCCGAGCGAGCGGATCGATCGGGAGCGGGAGCGGCCACTGCGGGTCGGACCGAACGCGTTGCGTAGGGCGCTGGCCGAGCAGACGACCTTGTGGTTGCCGTCTTGGGAGGGGCGGATGACCCCGCACGTCCTGCGGCACTACTGCGCCTCGTCGCTCTATGGCGCGGGGATGGACTTGAAGGCGTTGCAGGAGCTTCTCGGTCACAACTGGCTCTCGACCACGAGCGGGTACATCCACGTCCGCAGCGAGCACATCGAGAACGCCTGGCAGCAGGCGAACGCCCGCACTGAACGACGTCTGGGAGGAGAGGGCTGA
- the istB gene encoding IS21-like element helper ATPase IstB — translation MATSKTSESVKQITYLAGALKAPRITEAAARMADQARDAGWSFEDYLAAVLEREVSARNASGAELRIKAAGFPSRKTLEDFDWDAQPATRQQIAALASGGFLLEAQNVVLLGPPGTGKTHLATALGIVAARHGHRVLFATATDWVTRLTDAHRQGNLPKELARLRRYGLIIVDEVGYLPFEQDAANLFFQLVSSRYEHASLILTSNLPFSSWGGVFGDQAVAAAMIDRIVHHADVLTLKGASYRLRGRGIDSLPSIRTTTDETPS, via the coding sequence ATGGCTACCTCGAAGACCAGCGAGTCGGTGAAGCAGATCACCTACCTCGCCGGCGCACTCAAGGCACCCCGGATCACGGAGGCCGCAGCCCGGATGGCGGACCAAGCACGCGACGCCGGGTGGTCGTTCGAGGACTACCTCGCCGCCGTCCTCGAACGCGAAGTGAGCGCTCGCAACGCTTCCGGCGCGGAGCTGCGGATCAAAGCGGCCGGGTTCCCGAGCCGGAAGACGCTCGAGGACTTCGACTGGGACGCGCAACCAGCCACTCGGCAGCAGATCGCGGCGCTCGCTTCGGGAGGGTTCCTCCTCGAAGCGCAGAACGTGGTCCTGCTCGGCCCTCCCGGAACCGGGAAGACCCACCTCGCGACCGCGCTCGGAATCGTCGCCGCCCGCCACGGGCACCGAGTGCTGTTCGCGACCGCGACCGACTGGGTCACCCGCCTCACCGACGCCCACCGGCAAGGCAACCTCCCGAAAGAGCTCGCCCGGCTGCGGCGTTACGGGCTGATCATCGTCGACGAAGTCGGCTACCTCCCGTTCGAACAAGACGCAGCGAACCTGTTCTTCCAACTCGTCTCCAGCCGCTACGAGCACGCGTCACTGATCCTGACCTCGAACCTGCCGTTCTCCAGCTGGGGAGGGGTCTTCGGCGACCAGGCCGTTGCCGCCGCGATGATCGACCGCATCGTTCACCACGCCGACGTCCTCACCCTCAAAGGCGCCAGCTACCGACTCCGCGGCCGCGGCATCGACAGCCTCCCCAGCATCCGCACCACCACCGACGAAACACCTAGCTAG
- a CDS encoding heavy metal translocating P-type ATPase yields MTRSQVDEIEIEDDDGHDGPWWKDREILLPLFSGIAFLAGLICEWSGAEIPALVLFWIGLLAGASAFTPGAIRKLANGKLGISLLMTISAIGAVILGYVEEAAALAFLYSIAEALEDKAMDRARGGLRALLKLVPDTATVRRDGASVEVAAKDLTVGQVLLVRPGERIATDGVVVSGRSSLDTSAITGESIPVEVAPGDAVSAGAINTAGALEVEATAAGTDNSLTTIVELVEQAQAEKGDRARLADRIARPLVPGVLILAVLVALIGSLFGDPELWITRALVVLVAASPCALAISVPITVVAAIGSASKFGVIIKSGAIFERFGGIRHVALDKTGTLTRNQPTVTAVLTAEDATESEVLGWAAGLEQHSSHPLAAAITAKAPEAPAAAEVSEQAGHGIAGVIDGVSVTVGSPRWLSAGVLADRVAELEEQGMTVVIVHRHEQPVGAIGVRDELRPEVPEVIRTLTGEGIGVTMLTGDNARTAAALALQAGISDVRAELRPEDKAAAIGELSRTAPAAMIGDGINDAPALAAADIGIAMGATGSDAAIESADIAFTGHDLRLIPRAFDHARRGRRIINQNIILSLLIIIVLLPLALVGVLGLAAVVLVHEIAEVIVILNGLRAARTRTATR; encoded by the coding sequence GTGACGAGGTCGCAGGTCGACGAGATCGAGATCGAGGATGACGACGGTCATGATGGGCCGTGGTGGAAGGATCGCGAGATCCTGCTGCCGCTGTTCTCCGGGATCGCGTTCCTCGCGGGGCTGATCTGCGAGTGGTCCGGGGCGGAGATTCCCGCGCTGGTGCTGTTCTGGATCGGCCTGCTGGCGGGCGCGTCGGCGTTCACACCCGGCGCGATCCGGAAGCTGGCCAATGGCAAACTCGGGATCAGCCTGTTGATGACGATCAGCGCGATCGGGGCGGTGATCCTCGGCTATGTCGAGGAGGCCGCAGCGCTGGCGTTCCTCTACTCGATCGCCGAGGCGTTGGAGGACAAGGCGATGGACCGCGCCCGCGGTGGGTTGCGGGCGCTGCTGAAGCTCGTCCCCGACACGGCGACTGTTCGCCGCGATGGGGCCTCGGTCGAGGTCGCGGCGAAGGACCTCACGGTCGGGCAGGTGCTGCTGGTCCGTCCCGGTGAGCGGATCGCGACCGATGGGGTCGTGGTCTCAGGGCGCTCCAGCCTGGACACCTCCGCGATCACCGGCGAATCGATCCCAGTCGAGGTCGCCCCAGGAGATGCGGTGTCCGCCGGGGCGATCAACACCGCCGGGGCGCTGGAGGTCGAGGCGACTGCGGCCGGGACGGACAACTCGCTGACCACGATCGTGGAGCTGGTCGAGCAGGCGCAGGCCGAGAAGGGCGACCGTGCCCGACTGGCCGACCGGATCGCCCGCCCGCTGGTGCCCGGGGTGCTGATCCTCGCCGTCCTGGTCGCGCTGATCGGGTCGCTGTTCGGCGACCCGGAGCTGTGGATCACCCGCGCGCTGGTGGTGCTGGTGGCCGCGTCGCCGTGCGCGTTGGCGATCTCGGTGCCGATCACCGTGGTCGCGGCGATCGGTTCGGCCAGCAAGTTCGGGGTGATCATCAAGTCCGGCGCGATCTTCGAGCGCTTCGGCGGCATCCGTCACGTCGCTCTCGACAAGACCGGCACCCTCACCCGCAACCAGCCCACTGTCACCGCCGTCCTCACCGCTGAGGACGCCACCGAGAGCGAAGTGCTCGGCTGGGCCGCCGGATTGGAGCAGCACAGCAGTCACCCGCTCGCCGCCGCGATCACCGCGAAGGCGCCCGAGGCCCCTGCCGCGGCTGAGGTGAGCGAGCAGGCCGGACACGGCATCGCCGGTGTCATCGACGGCGTGAGCGTGACCGTGGGTAGTCCCCGATGGCTGTCCGCCGGGGTCCTCGCGGATCGGGTCGCCGAGCTGGAGGAACAGGGCATGACCGTGGTGATCGTGCATCGACACGAGCAGCCGGTCGGCGCGATCGGGGTGCGCGACGAGCTGCGGCCCGAGGTGCCCGAGGTGATCCGCACCCTGACCGGTGAGGGCATCGGAGTGACGATGCTCACCGGCGACAACGCCCGCACCGCCGCTGCCCTCGCCTTGCAAGCCGGTATCAGCGACGTGCGCGCCGAGCTCCGGCCGGAGGACAAGGCCGCCGCGATCGGCGAACTGTCCCGCACGGCCCCCGCGGCGATGATCGGGGATGGCATCAACGACGCCCCGGCCCTCGCCGCGGCGGACATCGGCATCGCGATGGGCGCGACGGGCTCGGACGCGGCGATCGAGTCCGCCGACATCGCCTTCACCGGCCACGACCTGCGCCTCATCCCACGCGCGTTCGACCACGCCCGCCGGGGACGACGCATCATCAACCAGAACATCATCCTGTCGCTGCTGATCATCATCGTGCTGCTGCCGCTGGCCCTGGTCGGCGTTCTCGGGCTCGCCGCCGTCGTCCTCGTGCACGAGATCGCCGAGGTCATCGTCATCCTCAACGGGCTCCGGGCCGCACGCACGAGGACGGCCACGAGATAG
- a CDS encoding helix-turn-helix domain-containing protein, producing MLWNLRLKAAERGIWKSAELRRMLADAGLELSLGKMSALWTGTPTTVRLDDLDVICHVLACQPSDLLVPEPDKVAARKPAREKIAGASDVAPIVRPRPGNPRSMPPL from the coding sequence ATGCTCTGGAACCTGCGATTGAAGGCCGCCGAGCGCGGCATCTGGAAGTCCGCCGAACTGCGGCGGATGCTCGCCGACGCCGGGCTGGAGTTGAGCCTGGGCAAGATGTCGGCTCTGTGGACGGGCACACCGACCACGGTCCGGCTGGATGACCTCGACGTGATCTGCCATGTCCTGGCCTGCCAGCCCAGCGACCTGCTCGTTCCCGAGCCGGACAAGGTCGCCGCCCGCAAACCCGCGCGGGAGAAGATCGCCGGCGCGTCCGACGTGGCACCCATCGTGCGGCCAAGGCCCGGCAACCCACGTTCGATGCCGCCGCTGTGA
- a CDS encoding DUF6112 family protein: MLAVLDTLTTLSAVMPANIDINPNDSGLPGISALRTVVGAVMTIGLILSVLALIVSAVIWGFGSNSSNPHLSSRGKVGVLISCGAAIITGASVTLINFFWNMGQTVS, translated from the coding sequence ATGCTTGCCGTCCTCGACACTCTCACCACCCTTTCCGCGGTCATGCCCGCGAACATCGACATCAACCCGAACGACTCGGGCCTGCCCGGCATCAGCGCGCTGCGCACCGTCGTCGGCGCGGTGATGACGATCGGCCTGATCCTCTCCGTCCTCGCCCTGATCGTCTCCGCCGTGATCTGGGGCTTCGGCTCCAACAGCTCGAACCCGCACTTGTCGTCCAGGGGCAAGGTCGGGGTGCTGATCTCGTGCGGTGCGGCGATCATCACCGGCGCGTCGGTGACGCTCATCAACTTTTTCTGGAACATGGGCCAGACCGTTTCCTGA
- a CDS encoding helix-turn-helix domain-containing protein, whose amino-acid sequence MAGTIHIGEVAERTSLSLRTLRHYDEIGLVSPSDRTSGGFRLYTDADVERLLLIRRMKPLGFSLDQMGEVLAAADALADDPSDSAARAALDTFVTDAEERREKLAKQLDAADELIARLRDV is encoded by the coding sequence ATGGCAGGAACGATCCATATCGGCGAGGTCGCTGAGCGCACCAGCCTGTCGCTGCGCACCCTCCGCCACTACGACGAGATCGGGCTCGTCTCCCCGAGCGACCGCACCAGTGGCGGGTTCCGCCTCTACACCGACGCCGACGTCGAGCGGCTCCTCCTGATCCGCCGGATGAAGCCGCTCGGGTTCTCCCTCGACCAGATGGGCGAAGTCCTCGCCGCTGCTGACGCACTGGCGGATGATCCGTCAGACAGCGCCGCGCGCGCAGCGCTGGATACGTTCGTGACCGACGCAGAGGAGCGTCGCGAGAAACTCGCGAAACAACTGGACGCCGCCGACGAACTCATCGCGCGCCTCCGCGACGTATAA
- a CDS encoding SCO6880 family protein encodes MAAPASASEFELSPVKFSRLTKRGIILGLSLPQVIAVSVAVAVFVASLYAGGPAALYTAPIWGTALGLAAIPVGGRKLVEWVPITLHWLLRQVLGQTRYRKRIVKPRPAGTLALPGDAAALRQYEDPETNAVMVHDPHGQTLTVLLEVTHPSFVLLDPGEQERRVHAWGRVLSTASRSTRIARLQVLERTVPDSGTGLAQWWAEQGHDDDSWVARTYRELIDRAGPAGERHISTISLALDMRAAARPIRTAGGGLRGAAAVLRQEMATLTTALRTADLHPSDWYTTGQLAIMLRSAYDPAIAATLERAGDIGQELAAAGPVAVEETWDRLRSDSAHHVVLWISEWPRSLVYPGFLAPVLLSSGIRRAFTLLCDPVRSDQAARDIRKKKTEYISDAAQRQKVGQIEDAQQTAEYQDVLQQESDLTSGHGVLRYTGLIAVSATTADELEAAVSAIEQAAIQASCETRRLVGQQAQAFVAAALPLCRGI; translated from the coding sequence ATGGCCGCACCCGCTTCCGCATCCGAGTTCGAGCTGTCCCCGGTGAAGTTCTCCCGCCTCACCAAGCGCGGCATCATCCTCGGCCTGTCCCTCCCGCAAGTGATCGCCGTGAGTGTCGCGGTCGCCGTGTTCGTCGCGTCCCTCTACGCGGGCGGCCCCGCCGCGCTCTACACGGCCCCGATCTGGGGCACCGCGCTGGGCCTGGCCGCGATCCCGGTCGGGGGTCGGAAGCTCGTCGAGTGGGTGCCGATCACCCTGCACTGGCTGCTGCGACAGGTGCTCGGGCAGACCCGGTACCGCAAGCGCATCGTGAAGCCGCGCCCCGCGGGGACGCTCGCGCTCCCCGGCGACGCCGCCGCGCTACGCCAATACGAGGATCCGGAAACAAACGCGGTGATGGTGCACGACCCGCACGGGCAGACCCTCACCGTGCTGCTGGAGGTGACGCATCCCTCGTTCGTGCTGCTCGACCCGGGCGAGCAGGAACGCCGCGTCCACGCCTGGGGGCGCGTGCTCTCCACCGCGTCCCGATCGACGCGGATCGCCCGCCTGCAGGTGCTCGAGCGCACCGTCCCCGATTCCGGCACCGGGCTCGCCCAGTGGTGGGCGGAGCAGGGCCACGACGACGACTCCTGGGTGGCCCGCACCTACCGGGAGCTCATCGACCGGGCAGGCCCGGCCGGGGAACGCCACATCTCCACCATCTCCCTCGCCCTCGACATGCGCGCTGCCGCCCGCCCGATCCGCACCGCGGGCGGCGGCCTCCGAGGTGCCGCCGCCGTGCTGCGGCAGGAGATGGCCACCCTCACCACCGCGCTGCGCACCGCCGACCTCCACCCCTCCGACTGGTACACCACCGGCCAGCTCGCCATCATGCTCCGCAGCGCTTACGATCCCGCGATCGCCGCGACCCTGGAACGGGCAGGCGATATCGGGCAGGAACTCGCCGCCGCCGGCCCGGTCGCGGTCGAGGAGACCTGGGATCGGCTCCGCTCCGACAGCGCCCACCACGTGGTGTTGTGGATCAGCGAGTGGCCGCGCTCCCTCGTCTACCCGGGATTCCTCGCCCCGGTGCTGCTGTCCAGCGGGATCCGGCGCGCGTTCACGCTGCTGTGCGACCCGGTGCGCTCCGACCAGGCCGCCCGCGACATCCGGAAGAAGAAGACCGAGTACATCAGCGACGCCGCCCAACGGCAGAAAGTCGGGCAGATCGAAGACGCCCAACAGACCGCCGAATACCAGGACGTGCTCCAGCAGGAATCCGACCTCACCAGCGGGCACGGCGTACTCAGATACACCGGCCTCATCGCCGTGTCCGCGACCACCGCCGACGAGCTCGAAGCCGCCGTCTCCGCGATCGAGCAAGCCGCAATCCAAGCCTCCTGCGAAACCCGCCGCCTCGTCGGCCAACAAGCCCAAGCGTTCGTTGCCGCCGCACTGCCGCTGTGCCGCGGGATCTGA